One window from the genome of Magnolia sinica isolate HGM2019 chromosome 4, MsV1, whole genome shotgun sequence encodes:
- the LOC131244175 gene encoding serine/arginine-rich splicing factor SC35-like, whose product MRGRSPSSRRIRDRAPSRGSSPILNSSVPSKQPDISTGKSQHQKHIFAPIYNLGSSIFIGNLPFDCSKDDLTEIFCKYRRLLDVFIPTFPGINKPRGYAFVRFRYKQDARAAIEILNDGRIDGRKVSVRWAKPKSQHFPKSQQQQRPSTTSENPRPPSYAMTVLSKFHLHQGEALDDINTVADI is encoded by the coding sequence ATGAGAGGCAGATCTCCCTCTAGTCGGAGGATTAGGGATAGGGCTCCATCTCGTGGCTCCAGCCCTATTCTCAACTCCTCCGTTCCTTCGAAGCAGCCGGACATATCAACGGGGAAATCTCAACACCAAAAACACATTTTCGCCCCCATCTACAACCTGGGTTCTTCCATTTTCATTGGCAATCTCCCTTTTGATTGCTCCAAGGATGATCTGACTGAGATTTTTTGCAAATACAGAAGGCTTCTTGATGTGTTCATCCCGACCTTCCCAGGGATTAACAAGCCTAGAGGCTATGCATTTGTTCGCTTCAGATACAAACAGGATGCGAGGGCTGCCATAGAGATTCTCAATGACGGCCGTATTGATGGGAGGAAGGTTTCAGTCAGATGGGCAAAACCCAAATCTCAACATTTCCCCAAGTCCCAACAGCAACAGCGGCCGTCTACAACTTCCGAGAACCCTCGTCCTCCTTCCTATGCTATGACAGTCCTCTCCAAATTCCATCTACATCAGGGTGAGGCTTTAGATGACATCAACACAGTTGCGGATATATAA